A single region of the Marinobacter nanhaiticus D15-8W genome encodes:
- a CDS encoding PilZ domain-containing protein: MRERRRRERLPFIQMDARVKVRKGLFSKKWLEVQVMDFSRLGMAIVSDEEFKEGDKLQFSLRLNTEVGDITVEQAEALVRNSRVADDGTIYGLEFEESQKASVGDSLGRIENVLTRFKAVTDRIR, translated from the coding sequence ATGCGCGAACGCCGCCGCAGAGAACGACTGCCTTTCATCCAGATGGACGCCCGGGTCAAGGTCAGGAAAGGCCTCTTCTCCAAAAAATGGCTTGAAGTGCAGGTCATGGATTTCTCCAGGCTGGGCATGGCCATCGTCAGCGATGAGGAGTTCAAGGAAGGGGACAAACTCCAGTTCAGCCTTCGGTTGAATACCGAAGTCGGCGACATCACGGTGGAGCAGGCGGAGGCGCTGGTACGTAATTCTCGCGTTGCTGACGATGGCACCATCTACGGTTTGGAGTTTGAGGAAAGCCAGAAAGCAAGCGTCGGCGATTCCCTCGGTCGTATCGAAAACGTGCTGACACGCTTCAAGGCGGTCACTGACCGCATTCGTTAG
- a CDS encoding RES family NAD+ phosphorylase: MSDYPEPQAVVPEWEAHRIVPSHFPPINVFESVLSQEEFELAAEIEGLTNDRLRDLTGDIERVPFEDRVFGAGSTPLMAAFTHLGSSSRFTSGEYGIYYAASTLETAIRETVFHRERFLRATQDPPMELTMRCYISKVMLPVDDLRPTEYEALHDPNPDNYPHSQRYAAQRREAGSHGLLYRSVRHPKGECVAAFRPRTMALPWQGPHLRYVWNGEAITDTFRITRHRSL, from the coding sequence ATGTCGGATTATCCTGAACCGCAGGCCGTCGTACCGGAATGGGAGGCGCACCGGATCGTGCCCTCCCATTTTCCGCCCATCAACGTGTTCGAGTCGGTGCTCTCCCAGGAGGAGTTCGAGCTGGCGGCGGAAATCGAAGGGTTGACCAACGACCGCCTGCGGGACCTGACCGGCGATATCGAGCGGGTGCCTTTTGAAGACCGTGTCTTCGGCGCCGGCTCCACACCGCTAATGGCGGCTTTTACCCACCTGGGGTCGTCCAGCCGGTTCACCAGCGGTGAGTACGGTATCTATTACGCTGCCAGCACCCTCGAGACCGCCATTCGCGAGACGGTATTCCATCGGGAGCGTTTCCTGCGGGCGACGCAGGATCCGCCCATGGAGCTCACCATGCGCTGCTACATCAGCAAGGTAATGCTTCCGGTGGACGATCTGCGCCCGACAGAGTACGAGGCGTTGCACGACCCGAATCCTGATAACTATCCCCATAGCCAACGCTACGCCGCCCAGCGGCGTGAAGCGGGCAGTCACGGGCTGCTGTATCGCAGCGTGCGCCACCCTAAAGGCGAATGTGTCGCCGCGTTCCGGCCCCGCACGATGGCGCTGCCCTGGCAGGGACCTCATCTACGCTATGTCTGGAATGGCGAAGCGATCACGGACACCTTCCGTATTACCCGTCATCGTTCACTGTAG